The proteins below come from a single Comamonas antarctica genomic window:
- a CDS encoding SIMPL domain-containing protein (The SIMPL domain is named for its presence in mouse protein SIMPL (signalling molecule that associates with mouse pelle-like kinase). Bacterial member BP26, from Brucella, was shown to assemble into a channel-like structure, while YggE from E. coli has been associated with resistance to oxidative stress.) has protein sequence MNKFSQWLVAGALCTGAGLAAAQTLPEPANVLQLSSTGSVEVTQDLLVMTLAATREGRDAAAVQSQLQQVLDAALATARAEAQPRQLEVRTGNFGIYPRNDKDGKITGWQGRAELVLQGRDFDRITRTAAKINGMPVSQTGFGLSREAREKVEGQAQTEAIQSFQAKAKALAQSFGFERYTVREVSVNTNDMGFAPRVAMMAKSMTAEAAPPIPVEAGKSQVMVNVSGSVQMLK, from the coding sequence ATGAACAAATTCTCCCAATGGCTCGTGGCGGGCGCGCTGTGCACCGGCGCCGGGCTGGCGGCCGCGCAAACCCTGCCCGAACCCGCCAATGTGCTGCAACTGTCGAGCACGGGCAGCGTCGAGGTGACGCAGGATCTGCTGGTCATGACGCTGGCCGCCACGCGCGAGGGCCGCGATGCGGCCGCCGTGCAGTCGCAGCTGCAGCAGGTGCTGGATGCGGCACTGGCCACGGCCCGTGCAGAAGCACAGCCGAGGCAGTTGGAAGTGCGCACCGGCAACTTCGGTATCTATCCGCGCAATGACAAGGACGGCAAGATCACCGGCTGGCAGGGCCGCGCCGAACTCGTGCTGCAGGGCCGCGACTTCGACCGCATCACGCGCACCGCGGCGAAGATCAACGGCATGCCCGTGAGCCAGACCGGCTTCGGCCTGTCGCGCGAGGCCCGCGAAAAGGTCGAGGGCCAGGCCCAGACCGAAGCCATCCAGAGCTTCCAGGCCAAGGCCAAGGCACTGGCCCAGTCCTTCGGCTTCGAGCGCTATACGGTGCGCGAGGTGTCGGTCAATACCAACGACATGGGCTTCGCGCCGCGCGTGGCGATGATGGCCAAGAGCATGACTGCCGAAGCCGCGCCGCCGATTCCCGTCGAAGCCGGCAAGAGCCAGGTCATGGTGAATGTGTCGGGGTCGGTGCAGATGCTGAAGTAA